Proteins encoded together in one Streptomyces roseifaciens window:
- a CDS encoding ABC transporter ATP-binding protein, whose product MAVPAVSQEQPLLSVTDLTVTFPTRHGDVRAVDSLSFAVRRGQTLGIVGESGSGKSVTSLAVMGLHTGARVTGSIALDGRELTGLPERELNRLRGRRMAMIFQDPLSSLHPFYTVGEQIAEHHRVHFGSRRAAARRRAVEMLAEVGIPEPARRAGEHPHRFSGGMRQRVMIAMALACEPDLLIADEPTTALDVTVQAQILELIARLQEERGLAVVMITHDLGVVARVAREVLVMYGGRAAEQAPVDTLFTDPGHPYTRGLLDSLPRLDDADDAPLRAIPGSPPSLLDPAPGCAFAPRCPRAAAAAPGERERCAGTRPGLRPSRGHLVSCHLSLHTAAHAPGGTR is encoded by the coding sequence ATGGCCGTACCGGCCGTTTCACAGGAACAGCCCTTGCTGTCCGTCACGGACCTGACCGTCACCTTCCCCACCCGGCACGGGGACGTACGGGCCGTGGACTCCCTCAGCTTCGCGGTGCGCCGCGGGCAGACCCTCGGCATCGTCGGCGAGTCCGGCTCCGGCAAGTCCGTCACCTCCCTGGCCGTGATGGGTCTGCACACCGGCGCCCGCGTCACCGGCTCCATCGCCCTCGACGGCCGCGAGCTGACCGGCCTGCCCGAGCGCGAGCTGAACCGGCTGCGCGGCCGCCGCATGGCGATGATCTTCCAGGACCCGCTCTCCAGCCTCCACCCCTTCTACACGGTCGGCGAGCAGATCGCCGAACACCACCGGGTCCACTTCGGCTCCCGCAGGGCGGCGGCCCGCAGACGGGCCGTCGAGATGCTCGCCGAGGTCGGCATCCCCGAGCCCGCGCGGCGGGCCGGCGAGCACCCGCACCGGTTCTCCGGGGGCATGCGCCAGCGCGTGATGATCGCCATGGCCCTCGCCTGCGAGCCCGACCTGCTCATCGCGGACGAGCCGACCACCGCCCTCGACGTCACCGTCCAGGCACAGATCCTGGAGCTGATCGCCCGCCTGCAGGAAGAGCGCGGACTCGCCGTCGTCATGATCACGCACGACCTCGGGGTCGTCGCCCGCGTCGCCCGCGAGGTGCTCGTGATGTACGGCGGCCGGGCGGCCGAACAGGCCCCGGTCGACACCCTGTTCACCGACCCGGGCCACCCCTACACCCGCGGGCTGCTCGACTCGCTCCCCCGCCTCGACGACGCCGACGACGCTCCCCTGCGGGCCATCCCCGGCAGCCCGCCCTCGCTGCTGGACCCGGCCCCGGGCTGCGCCTTCGCACCGCGCTGCCCGCGCGCGGCCGCAGCGGCACCCGGTGAACGCGAGCGCTGCGCCGGCACCCGGCCCGGACTCCGGCCTTCCAGGGGGCACCTGGTCTCCTGCCACCTGTCCCTGCACACCGCCGCCCATGCGCCGGGAGGCACCCGATGA
- a CDS encoding aminopeptidase P family protein: MQEPAVAAIRTVSHDLPVSAEFEAFMANGWAATPLPADIRLPVADLAAARRAKLSARFPGERLIVPAGEFKVRSNDCDYRFRPHSAYAWLTGLTGEDQAGHVLVLEPDGPHWHEAVLYVRPRSPRAGAEFYRDRRYGEFWVGRRPDLAEAERMTGIRCAHREDYDRLPPGRDASGDDELAAALSELRLVKDAWEVEQLQLAVDHTAAGFEDVVRALPRALAHPRGERWIEGVFGLRARAEGNGPGYETIAASGAHACVLHWIRNDGRLDPRELLLLDAGVETDTLYTSDITRTLPLSGCFSPVQRQVYELVLAAQDAGMAALKPGASFRDFHRAGMRVIAEGLAEWGVLKSAEGDFHRRYTLCSSGHMLGLDVHDCAQARADAYLDGVLEEGQVLTVEPGLYLQPDDETLPAELRGIGVRIEDDLVITADGARLMSHALPRTPDAVEAWMGELLEG; the protein is encoded by the coding sequence GTGCAGGAACCCGCAGTTGCCGCGATCCGTACGGTCAGTCACGACCTGCCGGTTTCGGCCGAGTTCGAGGCGTTCATGGCGAACGGCTGGGCGGCGACACCGCTGCCCGCCGACATCCGGCTGCCCGTGGCGGACCTCGCCGCGGCGCGCCGCGCGAAGCTGTCGGCACGCTTTCCCGGCGAGCGGCTGATCGTGCCCGCGGGCGAGTTCAAGGTCCGCTCCAACGACTGCGATTACCGCTTCCGCCCGCACAGCGCCTACGCCTGGCTGACCGGACTGACCGGCGAGGACCAGGCCGGTCACGTGCTGGTCCTGGAGCCCGACGGCCCGCACTGGCACGAGGCGGTGCTGTACGTGCGGCCGCGGTCGCCGCGCGCCGGTGCGGAGTTCTACCGCGACCGGCGCTACGGCGAGTTCTGGGTCGGCCGCCGCCCCGACCTCGCCGAGGCCGAGCGCATGACCGGCATCCGCTGCGCGCACCGGGAGGACTACGACCGGCTGCCGCCGGGCCGCGACGCGTCCGGCGACGACGAACTCGCCGCCGCCCTGAGCGAACTGCGCCTGGTCAAGGACGCGTGGGAGGTCGAGCAGCTGCAGCTGGCCGTGGACCACACCGCCGCCGGCTTCGAGGACGTCGTGCGGGCGCTGCCCCGCGCCCTCGCCCACCCGCGCGGCGAGCGGTGGATCGAGGGCGTCTTCGGCCTGCGCGCCCGCGCCGAGGGCAACGGCCCCGGCTACGAGACCATCGCGGCCTCCGGCGCGCACGCGTGCGTCCTGCACTGGATACGCAACGACGGCCGGCTCGACCCCCGCGAACTCCTCCTGCTGGACGCGGGTGTCGAGACGGACACCCTCTACACCTCCGACATCACCCGCACCCTGCCGCTGTCCGGATGCTTCTCGCCCGTGCAGCGGCAGGTCTACGAACTCGTCCTCGCCGCCCAGGACGCGGGCATGGCCGCCCTCAAACCGGGGGCGAGCTTCCGCGACTTCCACCGGGCCGGCATGCGGGTCATCGCCGAGGGGCTCGCCGAGTGGGGCGTGCTCAAGAGCGCCGAGGGCGATTTCCACCGCCGGTACACCCTGTGCAGCAGCGGCCACATGCTCGGCCTGGACGTCCACGACTGCGCCCAGGCGCGGGCGGACGCCTACCTCGACGGCGTCCTGGAGGAGGGGCAGGTCCTCACCGTCGAGCCGGGGCTCTACCTCCAGCCCGACGACGAGACGCTGCCGGCCGAACTGCGCGGCATCGGCGTGCGGATCGAGGACGACCTGGTCATCACGGCCGACGGGGCCCGGCTGATGTCGCACGCGCTGCCCCGCACGCCCGACGCGGTCGAGGCGTGGATGGGCGAGCTCCTCGAGGGATAG
- a CDS encoding ABC transporter ATP-binding protein has product MTAGTAPLLSVRNVTMTFPGKRGRAAPVRAVDGVSFDLAAGETLGLVGESGCGKSTTGRMIVRLLEPTTGSITYDGRDISRLGRRELKPLRKDLQMVFQDPHSSLNPRQTVARIIADPLLIQGVPAAGARKRAAELMELVGLIPEHIDRYPHEFSGGQAQRIGIARALATGPRLIVADEPVSALDVSVQAQIVNLMERLQRELGLAYLFIAHDLSVVKRVCDRVAVMYLGRIVEVGDKERVYAAPAHPYTQALLSAVPLPDPAAERTRERITLLGDPPSPAAPPPGCTFHPRCPMAQEICRTEAPLLRVAAPGEAREVACHFALAHNP; this is encoded by the coding sequence ATGACCGCCGGAACCGCACCTTTGCTGTCCGTACGGAACGTGACCATGACCTTCCCGGGCAAGCGGGGCCGCGCGGCACCCGTCCGGGCCGTCGACGGCGTCTCCTTCGACCTGGCGGCGGGCGAGACCCTGGGCCTGGTGGGCGAGTCCGGCTGCGGCAAGTCGACCACCGGCCGCATGATCGTACGGCTCCTGGAGCCGACGACGGGGTCGATCACCTACGACGGCCGCGACATCAGCCGGCTCGGCAGGCGCGAGCTCAAGCCGCTGCGCAAGGACCTGCAGATGGTCTTCCAGGACCCGCACTCCTCCCTCAACCCGCGCCAGACGGTGGCCCGCATCATCGCCGACCCGTTGCTGATCCAGGGCGTGCCGGCGGCCGGGGCGCGCAAGCGGGCGGCGGAGCTGATGGAGCTGGTCGGGCTCATCCCCGAGCACATCGACCGCTATCCGCACGAGTTCTCCGGCGGGCAGGCGCAGCGCATCGGCATAGCCCGCGCGCTCGCCACGGGGCCGCGCCTGATCGTCGCCGACGAACCGGTCTCGGCCCTGGACGTCTCCGTGCAGGCCCAGATCGTCAATCTGATGGAGCGGCTCCAGCGTGAACTCGGGCTCGCCTACCTCTTCATCGCCCACGACCTGTCGGTGGTGAAGCGGGTGTGCGACCGGGTGGCCGTGATGTATCTGGGGCGGATCGTCGAAGTCGGCGACAAGGAGCGCGTGTACGCGGCCCCGGCCCACCCGTACACGCAGGCCCTGCTCTCGGCGGTGCCGCTGCCGGACCCGGCCGCCGAGCGGACGCGCGAGCGGATCACCCTGCTCGGCGACCCCCCGAGCCCGGCGGCTCCCCCGCCCGGCTGCACGTTCCACCCGCGCTGCCCCATGGCGCAGGAGATCTGCCGGACCGAGGCGCCGCTGCTGCGGGTCGCCGCGCCGGGCGAGGCGCGTGAGGTGGCCTGCCACTTCGCCCTCGCGCACAACCCGTAG
- a CDS encoding NAD(P)/FAD-dependent oxidoreductase: MSNSSSDVIVVGAGVVGAACAYYAARSGLSVTVVDRGPVAGGTTGAGEGNLLVSDKEPGPELELALLSTRLWHELAQELPARIEYEAKGGLVVASDAAAMAALRKFAAAQAGAGVTAEEIPADRLHDVEPHLAPGLGGGFRYPQDAQVQPALAAAHLLRASGARVRTGEEVTAVLTGADGEVRGVRTAAGELHAPFVVNAAGTWGGEVARLAGGHLPVLPRRGFVLVTEPLPRVVRHKVYAADYVADVASGSAELQTSAVVEGTPAGPVLIGASRERVGFDRTLSVEVLRRLAAQATALFPVLAGVRALRTYAGFRPYLPDHLPAIGPDPRVPGLLHACGHEGAGIGLAPATGLAVARQLTGGEPPLDLGPFRPGRFAPAA, from the coding sequence ATGAGCAACTCCTCCTCGGACGTCATCGTCGTCGGAGCGGGTGTGGTCGGCGCCGCCTGCGCCTACTACGCCGCCCGCAGCGGCCTCTCCGTCACCGTGGTCGACCGCGGCCCCGTCGCCGGCGGGACCACGGGCGCCGGAGAGGGAAACCTCCTGGTCTCCGACAAGGAACCCGGACCGGAGCTCGAACTGGCCCTGCTCTCCACGCGGTTGTGGCACGAGCTGGCCCAGGAGCTCCCGGCCCGGATCGAGTACGAGGCCAAGGGCGGCCTCGTCGTCGCCTCCGACGCCGCCGCCATGGCCGCGCTGCGGAAGTTCGCCGCCGCGCAGGCCGGGGCGGGCGTCACGGCCGAGGAGATCCCGGCCGACCGGCTGCACGACGTGGAGCCGCACCTGGCCCCCGGCCTCGGAGGCGGCTTCCGCTATCCGCAGGACGCCCAGGTCCAGCCCGCCCTCGCCGCCGCCCACCTGCTGCGCGCCTCCGGCGCCCGGGTCCGTACCGGAGAGGAGGTCACCGCCGTCCTCACCGGTGCGGACGGAGAGGTGCGGGGCGTGCGTACGGCGGCCGGCGAGCTGCACGCCCCCTTCGTCGTCAACGCCGCCGGCACCTGGGGTGGCGAGGTGGCCCGGCTCGCCGGCGGGCACCTGCCCGTACTGCCCCGCCGGGGCTTCGTGCTCGTCACCGAACCGCTGCCGCGCGTGGTGCGGCACAAGGTCTACGCGGCCGACTACGTCGCCGACGTGGCCAGCGGCTCGGCGGAGCTGCAGACCTCCGCGGTGGTCGAGGGCACCCCGGCGGGCCCGGTCCTGATCGGCGCCAGCCGCGAACGGGTCGGCTTCGACCGCACCCTGTCGGTGGAGGTGCTCCGGCGCCTCGCCGCCCAGGCCACGGCCCTGTTCCCGGTGCTGGCCGGAGTACGGGCCCTGCGCACGTACGCCGGATTCCGCCCGTACCTGCCCGACCACCTGCCCGCCATCGGCCCCGACCCCCGCGTCCCCGGGCTGCTGCACGCCTGCGGCCACGAAGGCGCGGGGATCGGGCTCGCCCCCGCCACCGGCCTGGCCGTCGCCCGGCAGCTGACGGGCGGCGAACCCCCGCTCGACCTCGGCCCGTTCCGCCCCGGCCGCTTCGCCCCGGCCGCCTGA
- a CDS encoding ABC transporter permease: MTLYLGRRLLAVAGVLVAIAAVTFTVFYVLPSDPAAAACGKSCSTDRLEAIRAHMGLDRPLWRQFADFVTGIFTGRTMGSGRYALHCAFPCLGYSYENSEAVWDLLTDRLPVSASLALGAAVLWLALGLSAGVTAALRKDTLTDRALMVGAVAAASLPVYFTSMMLIYGLIRTAGLLPYPQYVPLGDDPLRWASNLLLPWLALAVLYAAMYARQSRSSMIETMAEPYIRTARAKGLPRRTVVVKHGLRAGMTPILTLFGMDLGGLLAGAVITESIFGLPGIGRLFYGALSTGDQPVILGVTLMAAAFIVVANLAVDLLYAVVDPRVRY, encoded by the coding sequence ATGACCCTCTACCTCGGCCGCCGCCTGCTCGCCGTCGCCGGCGTGCTCGTCGCCATCGCCGCCGTCACCTTCACCGTCTTCTACGTGCTGCCCTCCGACCCCGCGGCCGCCGCCTGCGGCAAGTCCTGCAGCACCGACCGCCTGGAGGCCATCCGCGCCCACATGGGCCTGGACCGGCCGCTGTGGCGGCAGTTCGCGGACTTCGTCACCGGCATCTTCACCGGCCGCACCATGGGCAGCGGCCGCTACGCCCTGCACTGCGCCTTCCCCTGCCTCGGCTACTCCTACGAGAACTCCGAGGCGGTCTGGGACCTGCTGACGGACCGCCTGCCGGTCTCCGCCTCCCTGGCGCTGGGCGCGGCCGTGCTGTGGCTGGCGCTCGGCCTGAGCGCCGGCGTCACCGCGGCCCTGCGCAAGGACACCCTCACCGACCGCGCCCTGATGGTCGGCGCCGTCGCCGCGGCCTCGCTGCCCGTCTACTTCACCTCGATGATGCTGATCTACGGCCTGATCCGGACGGCCGGGCTGCTGCCGTACCCGCAGTACGTGCCCCTCGGCGACGACCCCCTGCGCTGGGCGTCCAACCTGCTCCTGCCCTGGCTGGCGCTGGCCGTGCTCTACGCCGCCATGTACGCCCGCCAGAGCCGCAGTTCGATGATCGAGACGATGGCGGAGCCGTACATCCGCACCGCCCGCGCCAAGGGCCTGCCCCGCCGCACCGTCGTCGTCAAACACGGGCTGCGGGCCGGCATGACGCCGATCCTCACCCTCTTCGGCATGGACCTGGGCGGGCTGCTCGCGGGCGCCGTCATCACCGAGTCGATCTTCGGGCTCCCGGGGATCGGGCGGCTCTTCTACGGCGCGCTGTCCACCGGCGACCAGCCGGTCATCCTCGGCGTCACGCTGATGGCGGCCGCCTTCATCGTCGTCGCCAACCTGGCCGTCGACCTGCTCTACGCCGTCGTCGACCCGCGAGTGAGGTACTGA
- a CDS encoding FAD-dependent oxidoreductase, producing the protein MPGSPSEPYDLAVIGAGPAGLAGAATAARLGLSVAVLDAAAQVGGQYFRHPAPGLGAAHPQALHHDWAAFTELRGRFEVSGAAHLAGHHVWAVTRRDEEVWSVHALVGEEGGANAGRAGGAASGSGGAGAAVSGTGSDDVSGTRSSGTGRSCEGRTEASFSGERERPVRLHARAVLFATGAGERQLPFPGWTLPGVVGAGGAQAMLKSGLVLPGQRIVVAGSGPLLLAVASSLAAAGARVPAVAEASGYLGYARRPGALAANPHKLLEAAVHGTALVRHRIPLHTRSAVTEVHGTDRVEAVTVSRLDRDWRPVPGTGRRIACDALAVGHGLAPQTELATGLGCETRRTPDGTHALVLDGLQETSVPGLWAAGEAGGTGGWQLARVEGELAGIAVAARLRALPALTRSRRVRDLARRRDRMRAFADAMAAAHAPGPGWTAWLDDDTDVCRCEEVTAGSIREAVTEFGARDARTVKLLTRAGMGWCQGRMCGAAVACLAASGTAQGTVPPSAERRPLAVPVPLGSLAAGPEEPGDA; encoded by the coding sequence GTGCCGGGCTCGCCGTCTGAACCGTACGACCTCGCCGTGATCGGCGCGGGACCCGCCGGCCTCGCCGGGGCCGCCACCGCTGCCCGGCTCGGCCTGTCCGTCGCCGTCCTGGACGCCGCCGCGCAGGTAGGCGGCCAGTACTTCCGTCACCCCGCCCCGGGCCTGGGCGCCGCGCACCCGCAGGCCCTCCACCACGACTGGGCCGCCTTCACCGAGCTGCGCGGGCGCTTCGAGGTGAGCGGCGCCGCGCACTTGGCCGGGCACCACGTGTGGGCCGTCACGCGGCGGGACGAGGAAGTGTGGAGCGTGCACGCGCTCGTGGGCGAGGAGGGCGGCGCGAACGCGGGACGCGCGGGCGGTGCGGCCTCCGGCAGCGGCGGGGCGGGCGCAGCCGTCTCCGGCACCGGGAGCGACGACGTTTCGGGTACCCGCAGCAGCGGCACCGGAAGAAGCTGCGAAGGCCGCACCGAAGCGAGCTTCAGCGGCGAACGCGAGCGCCCCGTGCGCCTGCACGCCCGCGCCGTGCTCTTCGCCACCGGCGCGGGCGAGCGGCAGCTGCCCTTCCCCGGGTGGACCCTGCCCGGCGTCGTCGGGGCCGGTGGCGCCCAGGCCATGCTGAAGTCCGGGCTCGTCCTGCCCGGGCAGCGGATCGTCGTGGCGGGCAGCGGTCCGCTCCTGCTCGCCGTCGCCTCCTCGCTCGCCGCCGCCGGCGCCCGCGTCCCCGCGGTGGCCGAGGCGTCCGGCTACCTCGGCTACGCCCGCAGGCCGGGCGCCCTGGCGGCCAACCCCCACAAGCTCCTCGAAGCCGCCGTCCACGGCACGGCACTCGTGCGCCACCGCATCCCGCTGCACACCCGCAGCGCGGTCACCGAGGTGCACGGCACCGACCGCGTCGAGGCCGTCACCGTCTCCCGGCTCGACCGCGACTGGCGGCCCGTGCCCGGCACGGGCCGCCGCATCGCCTGCGACGCCCTGGCCGTGGGCCACGGGCTCGCACCGCAGACCGAGCTCGCCACCGGCCTCGGCTGCGAGACCCGGCGCACGCCCGACGGCACGCACGCCCTCGTCCTGGACGGCCTCCAGGAGACCTCGGTGCCCGGCCTGTGGGCCGCCGGCGAGGCCGGCGGGACCGGCGGCTGGCAACTCGCCCGCGTCGAGGGCGAGCTGGCGGGCATCGCGGTGGCCGCCCGGCTGCGGGCGCTCCCCGCGCTCACCCGGAGCCGGCGCGTACGGGACCTGGCCCGGCGCCGCGACCGCATGCGCGCCTTCGCCGACGCCATGGCCGCCGCCCACGCACCCGGCCCCGGCTGGACCGCGTGGCTCGACGACGACACCGACGTCTGCCGCTGCGAGGAGGTGACCGCCGGAAGCATCCGCGAGGCCGTCACCGAATTCGGCGCCCGGGACGCCCGGACCGTCAAGCTCCTCACCCGGGCCGGCATGGGCTGGTGCCAGGGCCGGATGTGCGGCGCGGCCGTGGCCTGCCTCGCGGCGTCCGGTACGGCGCAGGGGACCGTACCGCCGTCCGCCGAGCGCAGGCCGCTCGCCGTGCCCGTACCGCTGGGCTCCCTCGCCGCCGGACCCGAGGAACCCGGAGACGCCTGA
- a CDS encoding ABC transporter substrate-binding protein has translation MNKRTCTAMAAMLAASLALGTAGCSGGKRSAGGKDGGRNPAAHEGKAIGGTPQKGGTLTVLSNQDFTHLDPARNWVMNDMDFGTRLLYRTLVTYKASPGAQGGELVPDLATDLGSPSADARTWTFHLKPGVKYEDGSPVTAQDVKYNVERSFSPDLPGGADYAARYLVGAEGYRGPAQGKHLDSIRTPDDRTIVFELRKPFAEFPNATVMPTFAPVPQAQDKGPQYDNRPFSSGPYKVDSYARGKKLVLVRNEHWDPATDEVRKAYPDKLVVMMGLKANQIDDRLIASQGADASAVSWGALRPESAAKVLPDAGVRERLLAESTNCTDMVQMHTGRAPFDNAKVRQAVQYALDRDAVLTSSGGPAFNDLSTAYMPATLFGGKQPDTLKIPATGDTEKAEQLLKEAGKPDGFSTKITASVGDKGRAEAIQQALARAGIKVTIETVDPSAFYATIGDTGNRTDMVYTGWCPDYPSGSTFLPFVFDGRFIKEKGNSGNHSLFRDDATMKRMDAIAAMTDAKEAAGAWQQLDGRILAQAPAVPVLVRRWPLVLGTNIAGAYGHTSFGGQIDYATVGLKDPAKSRD, from the coding sequence ATGAACAAGCGCACGTGTACTGCCATGGCCGCGATGCTGGCGGCCTCCCTCGCCCTGGGGACGGCCGGGTGTTCCGGCGGGAAGCGGTCGGCCGGAGGCAAGGACGGCGGAAGGAACCCCGCCGCCCACGAGGGCAAGGCGATCGGCGGCACCCCGCAGAAGGGCGGCACGCTGACGGTGCTGTCCAACCAGGACTTCACCCACCTCGACCCGGCCCGCAACTGGGTCATGAACGACATGGACTTCGGGACCCGGCTGCTCTACCGCACCCTGGTCACGTACAAGGCCTCGCCCGGAGCGCAGGGCGGCGAACTGGTCCCCGACCTCGCCACCGACCTGGGCTCGCCGTCCGCCGACGCCAGGACGTGGACGTTCCACCTCAAGCCGGGCGTGAAGTACGAGGACGGCTCACCCGTCACCGCGCAGGACGTCAAGTACAACGTCGAGCGGTCCTTCTCCCCCGACCTGCCCGGCGGCGCCGACTACGCCGCCCGCTACCTCGTGGGCGCCGAGGGCTACCGGGGCCCCGCCCAGGGCAAGCACCTCGACTCCATCAGGACGCCGGACGACCGCACCATCGTCTTCGAACTGCGCAAGCCGTTCGCCGAGTTCCCCAACGCCACGGTCATGCCCACCTTCGCGCCCGTACCGCAGGCGCAGGACAAGGGCCCGCAGTACGACAACCGGCCGTTCTCCTCCGGCCCGTACAAAGTCGACTCCTACGCGCGCGGCAAGAAGCTCGTCCTCGTCCGCAACGAGCACTGGGACCCCGCGACGGACGAAGTCCGCAAGGCGTACCCGGACAAGCTGGTCGTCATGATGGGCCTGAAGGCCAACCAGATCGACGACCGGCTGATAGCGAGCCAGGGCGCGGACGCCTCCGCCGTCTCCTGGGGCGCCCTGCGGCCGGAGAGCGCCGCGAAGGTCCTGCCCGACGCCGGGGTGCGGGAGCGGCTGCTCGCCGAGTCCACCAACTGCACCGACATGGTCCAGATGCACACCGGCAGAGCGCCCTTCGACAACGCCAAGGTCCGGCAGGCCGTGCAGTACGCCCTCGACCGGGACGCCGTCCTCACCTCCTCCGGCGGCCCCGCCTTCAACGACCTGTCGACCGCCTACATGCCGGCGACCCTCTTCGGCGGCAAGCAGCCCGACACCCTCAAGATCCCCGCGACGGGCGACACGGAGAAGGCCGAGCAGCTGCTGAAGGAGGCCGGCAAGCCCGACGGCTTCTCGACGAAGATCACCGCGTCGGTCGGCGACAAGGGCCGGGCCGAGGCCATCCAGCAGGCCCTGGCCCGGGCCGGCATCAAGGTCACCATCGAGACCGTGGACCCGTCCGCTTTCTACGCCACCATCGGCGACACCGGGAACCGCACCGACATGGTCTACACCGGCTGGTGCCCCGACTACCCCTCCGGCTCCACCTTCCTGCCCTTCGTCTTCGACGGCCGCTTCATCAAGGAGAAGGGCAACTCCGGCAACCACTCCCTCTTCCGCGACGACGCGACGATGAAGCGGATGGACGCGATCGCCGCCATGACCGACGCCAAGGAGGCCGCCGGGGCCTGGCAGCAGCTCGACGGGCGGATCCTCGCCCAGGCTCCGGCCGTCCCGGTGCTCGTCCGGCGGTGGCCGCTGGTCCTGGGCACCAACATCGCGGGCGCGTACGGGCACACCTCCTTCGGCGGACAGATCGACTACGCCACGGTCGGCCTCAAGGACCCCGCCAAGAGCCGGGACTGA
- a CDS encoding ABC transporter permease has product MTTTANTAPPAPAAVPAGSGPWQLARAELRRRTAVKVSLVVVALFLLMAAGAPLLSSLAGWSPEEFDKTAVDPYLGGRPLGPLGGISADHWLGVEPVTGRDLFARVVHGAQVSLLIALTATAIVVLAGTAAGITAGYFGGRTDAVLSRLMDLTMSFPSLIFMIAMMSVAKDVNRILLMTAVIGLFGWPGVARVVRGQTLSLRHREYVDAARVGGSGPWRILTRDILPGVAGPVIAYTTLIVPGMIATEAALSYLGVGVRPPTPSWGQMIAESVGFYDTDPMYFVIPSTCLFLTVLAFTLLGDALRDVLDPRSGRT; this is encoded by the coding sequence ATGACCACCACCGCGAACACCGCCCCACCCGCCCCGGCGGCCGTCCCCGCGGGCAGCGGGCCCTGGCAGCTCGCCCGTGCCGAACTGCGCCGCCGCACCGCCGTCAAGGTCTCCCTCGTCGTCGTCGCACTCTTCCTGCTGATGGCGGCGGGCGCCCCGCTGCTGAGCTCGCTCGCCGGCTGGTCGCCCGAGGAGTTCGACAAGACCGCCGTCGACCCCTACCTCGGCGGCCGGCCCCTCGGACCGCTGGGCGGCATCTCCGCCGACCACTGGCTCGGCGTCGAACCCGTCACCGGCCGCGACCTGTTCGCCCGGGTCGTGCACGGCGCCCAGGTGTCGCTGCTGATCGCCCTCACCGCCACCGCGATCGTCGTGCTCGCCGGGACGGCGGCCGGCATCACGGCGGGCTACTTCGGCGGCCGCACCGACGCCGTGCTCTCCCGGCTGATGGACCTCACGATGTCCTTCCCCTCCCTCATCTTCATGATCGCGATGATGTCGGTGGCCAAGGACGTCAACCGCATCCTGCTGATGACCGCCGTCATCGGCCTCTTCGGCTGGCCCGGCGTCGCCCGCGTCGTACGCGGCCAGACCCTCTCGCTCCGGCACCGCGAGTACGTCGACGCCGCCCGCGTCGGCGGCTCCGGGCCCTGGCGCATCCTCACCCGCGACATCCTCCCCGGCGTCGCCGGGCCCGTCATCGCCTACACCACCCTCATCGTCCCCGGCATGATCGCCACCGAGGCGGCCCTGAGCTACCTGGGCGTCGGCGTCCGCCCGCCCACCCCCTCCTGGGGCCAGATGATCGCCGAGAGCGTCGGCTTCTACGACACGGACCCCATGTACTTCGTCATCCCGAGCACCTGCCTGTTCCTGACCGTCCTCGCCTTCACCCTGCTCGGCGACGCGCTGCGCGACGTCCTCGACCCGAGGAGCGGCCGCACATGA
- a CDS encoding (2Fe-2S)-binding protein → MARTPADLVRAEPDPPFEITFDGRTVTALPGQSVAAALWAAGILAWRTTRYGGRPRGAFCGIGQCYDCLATVNGEPNRRACLVPARPGDAITTQEGHGRAGLAV, encoded by the coding sequence GTGGCCCGTACCCCCGCCGACCTGGTCAGGGCGGAGCCCGACCCGCCCTTCGAGATCACCTTCGACGGCCGTACGGTCACCGCCCTGCCCGGCCAGTCCGTGGCCGCCGCCCTGTGGGCGGCGGGCATCCTCGCCTGGCGCACCACCCGGTACGGCGGCCGCCCGCGCGGGGCCTTCTGCGGCATCGGGCAGTGCTACGACTGCCTCGCCACCGTCAACGGCGAGCCCAACCGCCGGGCCTGCCTGGTGCCCGCCCGGCCCGGGGACGCGATCACCACCCAGGAAGGACACGGCCGTGCCGGGCTCGCCGTCTGA